Genomic segment of Kibdelosporangium phytohabitans:
ACGAGGGGCGCCTGCTCGCCGACGGGATCGTGCGCCGCCTGCTGCCCTGAGCCGGGTCACCGTCCGGCCAGCGCGTCCAGGCCCGCGATGAAGGTGTCGATCGCGAACTCGAAGCGTTCGTGCGCCGTCTCGCCCGAGAACAGCGGTCCGATGGCCATCAGGTTCGGGAACGTGCCCGCCGGCAACGATCGCATGTACTCCGCCATCTGGCGGCCACGCTCAGCGAGTTCCTCCTCGGATCCGTCACGCCACGAGGTCACCTCGACCGCGTAGGCCTTGCCGTACAGGCCGAGCGCGTCGAACGCCCATGCCGCCTGGCGTTCGGACAGGCCGCCGCTGCGCAGGATCGCGAGCATCGCCTCGCCGTGCCGCAACGCGTTGGGGCCGAGGGGGATCATCGCGTTCATCACGACCGAGGCGATCCCCGG
This window contains:
- a CDS encoding TetR/AcrR family transcriptional regulator; its protein translation is MELPDPPWRTAARKPVRQPLSRDKIVDTALGLLAKEGIDALSMRRVAQALNTGPASLYAHVQNRDELCELMFDRILGEVELQPPDPANWRAQLKQLCFGQVAAMVKYPGIASVVMNAMIPLGPNALRHGEAMLAILRSGGLSERQAAWAFDALGLYGKAYAVEVTSWRDGSEEELAERGRQMAEYMRSLPAGTFPNLMAIGPLFSGETAHERFEFAIDTFIAGLDALAGR